The Microbacterium sp. SORGH_AS_0428 genome contains the following window.
ACCAAGCAGCTCGCCCCGAGCGAGCTCGACACGTTCGAAGACCAGCGCCTCGTCGAGGAGCTGCGCAAGGCCAAGGAAGAGCTGTTCAACCTGCGCTTCCAGTCGGCCACCGGCCAGCTCGAGAGCCACGGCCGCATCCGCGCGGTCAAGCGCGACATCGCGCGGCTCTACACCGTGATCCGCGAGCGCGAGCTGGGCATCCGTGCCACGCCCGTCGCCGCTGAGCCGGCGAAGGCGAAGAAGACGAAGGCGAAGAAGACCGAGGAAACCTCGGCCGCCGCCGAAGGAGAGGCTGAGTGATGGCCACCACGAAGAAGGCTGCAGAGGTCGAGCAGGCCGCTGGGCACGAGAGCTCGGAGCACGACGTCCGTGACGCCGGCGCCCGTGGCTACCGCAAGGCGCGCCGCGGCTACGTCGTCAGCGACAAGATGGACAAGACCATCGTCGTCGAGGTCGAGGACCGCGTGAAGCACCCGCTCTACGGCAAGGTCATCCGCCGCACCTCCAAGGTCAAGGCGCATGACGAGGGCAACACCGCCGGCATCGGCGACCTGGTGCTCATCAACGAGACCCGCCCGCTGAGCGCCACCAAGCGCTGGCGCCTGGTCGAGATCCTCGAGAAGGCCAAGTAAGCCTCGGGCTTACTTGGAATCCAAGGAGTAACAAGTGATTCAGAACGAATCCCGCCTCAAGGTCGCCGACAACACCGGCGCCAAGGAGCTGCTCACGATCCGTGTGCTCGGCGGCTCCAACCGGCGCTACGCCGGCCTGGGTGACGTCATCGTCGCCACGGTCAAGGACGCGATCCCCGGCGGCAACGTCAAGAAGGGCGACGTGGTCAAGGCCGTCGTCGTCCGCACCGTCAAGCAGACCCGTCGTCCCGACGGTTCCTACATCAAGTTCGACGAGAACGCCGCCGTCATCCTGAAGAACGACGGGGAGCCCCGCGGCACCCGTATCTTCGGCCCGGTCGGTCGTGAGCTTCGTGACAAGAAGTTCATGAAGATCGTCTCGCTCGCTCCGGAGGTGATCTGACCCTCATGGCCAAGATCAAGGCAGGTGACCTGGTTCAGGTCATCACTGGTAAGAAGCAGGACAAGGGCGGCGACCGCGGCAAGCAGGGCAAGGTCCGGAAGGTCCTGACCGAGCAGAACCGCGTCATCGTCGAGGGCGTCAACTACGTCACCAAGCACACGCGGGTCGGTCAGACCCAGCGCGGCACCAAGACCGGTGGCATCGAGACGACCGAAGCCCCCATCCACATCTCCAACGTCGCCCTCGTCGACCCCTCGACCAAGAAGCCGACCCGCGTCGGCCGTCGCGTCGAGGAGCAGGTCAAGGACGGCGTCAAGCGCACCGTCCGCGTGCGCTACGCGAAGAAGTCAGGTAAGGACCTCTGATGAGCACCGCCACTGCCGCGGAGGCTGGCAAGACCCAGCCCCGCCTGAAGCAGAAGTACAACGCCGAGATCAAGAAGGCGATGCAGGACGAGTTCGGCTACGCGAACGTCATGCAGATCCCCGGCCTGGTCAAGGTCGTCGTGAACACCGGTGTCGGCGAGGCAGCTCGCGACAGCAAGGTGATCGATGGTGCGGTCGACGACCTCACCAAGATCACCGGCCAGAAGCCGGTCGTCACGAAGGCCCGCAAGTCCATCGCGCAGTTCAAGCTGCGTGAGGGACAGGCGATCGGTGCGCACGTCACCCTGCGTGGCGACCGCGCCTGGGAGTTCATCGACCGTCTCGTGAACCTCGCGCTGCCCCGCATCCGCGACTTCCGCGGCCTGAACGAGCGCCAGTTCGACGGCCACGGCAACTACACGTTCGGTCTGCAGGAGCAGTCGGTCTTCCACGAGATCGACCAGGACAAGATCGATCGCGTCCGCGGTTTCGACATCACGATCGTCACCACGGCGAACACGGACGACGAGGGTCGCGCTCTGCTGCGTCACCTCGGCTTCCCGTTCCGCCAGGCGGACGCTCAGGCGTAACACCCCCGTGCCGGCATCCGCCGGCATCCACCACAGGTCGGCCGTCGTGTAACGGCGGTCGAAACCTGGTGAACGAAGGAAAACCATCATGACGATGACAGACCCGGTCGCAGATCTGCTGACCCGTCTGCGCAACGCGAACTCGGCGCACCACGACTCCGTGTCGCTGCCGAGCTCCAAGCTCAAGACCCACATCGCCGAGATCCTCCAGCAGGAGGGCTACATCTCCGGCTGGGAGGTCACCGACGCGCGCGTCGGGCAGACGCTGACGCTCACGCTGAAGTACGGCCCCAACCGCGAGCGGTCGATCGCCGGCATCAAGCGCGTGTCGAAGCCCGGCCTCCGCGTGTACGCGAAGTCGACCGAGATCCCCAAGGTCCTCGGCGGCCTCGGCGTCGCGATCCTGTCCACCTCCTCTGGCCTCCTCACGGACCGTCAGGCCGAGTCGAAGGGCGTGGGTGGGGAAGTCCTCGCCTACGTGTGGTGACCTGATATGTCGCGTATCGGACGTCTTCCCATCGACATCCCCGCCGGCGTCACCGTCTCGGTGTCCGGTCAGGATGTCTCCGTCAAGGGCCCGAAGGGTGAGCTCACGCTCACCGCTGCCCACCCGATCGAGGTCAAGGTGGAGGAGAACCAGGTTCTCGTCACCCGCCCCGATGACGAGCGCGAGTCGCGGTCGCTCCACGGCCTGACCCGCACGCTCATCAACAACAACATCATCGGCGTCACCCAGGGCTACACCAAGGGCCTCGAGGTCGTCGGTACGGGTTACCGCGTCGCGCAGAAGGGCTCGTCCGTCGAGTTCGCGCTGGGCTTCTCGCACCCCGTCCTGGTCGACCCGCCTGCCGGCATCACGTTCACGGTGGAGGGCAACAACAAGCTCACCGTGAGCGGCATCGACAAGCAGGCCGTCGGTGAGGCCGCTGCCAACATCCGCAAGATCCGCAAGCCCGAGCCGTACAAGGGCAAGGGTGTGCGCTACGCCGGCGAGGTCGTCCGGCGCAAGGCCGGAAAGGCTGGTAAGTAACCATGGCCGTGACTTCCAAGTCCGAGGCCCGCGCTCGTCGCCACTCGCGTCTTCGCAAGAAGATCGTCGGCACCGCCGAGCGCCCCCGCCTCGTCGTGACCCGTTCGGCCCGCCACGTCTTCGTGCAGGTCGTCGACGACAGCAAGGGCCACACCGTGGCCAGTGCGTCCACCCTCGAGACCGATCTGCGCGGCTTCGACGGCGACAAGACCTCGAAGGCCCGCAAGGTCGGCGAGCTCGTCGCCGAGCGCGCGAAGGCTGCCGGCGTGGCTGACGTCGTCTTCGACCGTGGCGGCAACCGCTACGCCGGTCGTGTCGCCGCGATCGCCGAGGGCGCCCGCGAAGGAGGGCTGAACCTGTGAGCGATGCAACGAACACCAACCAGGAGACCGAAGTGACCGATGCCACTCAGGCGGCGGCGACGGAGACGGCGCCCGCCGAGCGTGAGCGGGAGCCGCGTCGCGGTGGCCGTGAGCGCAACGCCAACCAGCGTGACCGTGGGTCGCGCGATCGCTCGGAGAGCCAGTTCCTCGAGCGCGTCGTGACCATCAACCGCGTGTCCAAGGTCGTCAAGGGTGGCCGTCGTTTCAGCTTCACCGCTCTCGTTGTCGTCGGTGACGGCAACGGTGTGGTGGGTGTCGGCTACGGCAAGGCCCGCGAGGTTCCGCTCGCGATCTCGAAGGGTGTCGAGGAAGCCAAGCGCAACTTCTTCCGCGTCCCCCGCTCGGGATCGACCATCCCGCACCCGGTCCAGGGTGAGGCCGCTGCGGGCGTCGTCCTGCTGCGTCCCGCCGCTGCCGGTACCGGTGTTATCGCCGGTGGCCCCGTGCGCGCCGTTCTCGAGTGCGCCGGTATCCACGACGTCCTTTCGAAGTCGCTCGGCTCGTCGAACACGATCAACATCGTGCACGCGACCGTCGCGGCCCTGAAGCAGCTCGAGGAGCCGCGTCAGGTGGCGGCCCGTCGTGGCCTCGACTTCGACCAGGTCGCTCCGGCCCGTCTGGTTCGCGCCGAGGCTGAGGCCGCGGCCGCATCGAAGGTAGGTGCCTGATGGCTCAGCGTCTGAAGGTCACGCAGGTCAAGTCCAAGGTGAGCGAGAAGCAGAACCAGCGTGACACGCTGCGCAGCCTCGGCCTCAAGCGGATCGGCGACTCGGTCGTCCGCCCCGACGACGCGCAGACGCGCGGTTACGTCAAGGCCGTCGCTCACCTCGTGAAGGTTGAGGAGATCGACTAATGGCTGAGAACGAGAACGTCGAGCAGGCGGCTGAGAAGCCCGCTGCCAAGACGACCCGTAAGCCCGCCGCCAAGAAGGCCGCAGCGCCCAAGGCGGAGAAGAAGGATGTCGCCGTGGCGCGTCCGGGCGTGCTGAAGGTGCACCACCTTCGTCCCGTCCCCGGATCCAACACCGCCAAGACCCGCGTTGGTCGTGGTGAGGGCTCCAAGGGCAAGACCGCCGGCCGTGGCACCAAGGGTCAGAAGGCCCGCTACCAGGTCAAGGCCGGCTTCGAGGGTGGGCAGATGCCGCTGCACATGCGCACCCCCAAGCTGCGCGGGTTCAAGAACCCGTTCCGCGTCGAGTACCAGGTCGTGAACCTGGACAAGCTCGCGGAGCTGTACCCGTCCGGTGGCGACGTGACCGTCGTCGACCTGGTCGCCAAGGGTGCGGTTCGCAAGAACGAGAAGGTCAAGGTGCTCGGCACCGGCGAGATCTCGGTGAAGCTGAACGTCGAGGTCGACAAGGTCTCCGGCTCCGCTGAGCAGAAGATCGTCGCCGCGGGCGGCACCGTCAAGTAAGCCGCGTGCAGGGGCCGGAGGACATCTCCGGCCCCTGTCGCATACCCGGAGGATGCGGCCGCTCGGTCACGCGCGGGGTGGGATACCCTGGTGATCTGTGCGCCTCCTGCGCCGGGAACCCTTTCTGGAGGAATCCACGTGTTCAGCGCCATCGCGCGCGTGTTCCGCACGCCTGACCTGCGTCGGAAGATCGCTTTCACCCTGGGCATCATCGTGCTGTACCGTCTCGGTGCACATGTGCCGTCGCCGTTCGTCGACTTCCCGAACGTTCAGTCGTGTCTCGCCGACACGTCGAACACGCAGGGCGTGCTCTCGCTCGTCAACCTCTTCTCGGGCGGCGCGCTTCTTCAGCTGTCGATCTTCGCGCTGGGCGTCATGCCCTACATCACCGCGACGATCATCGTCCAGCTGCTGCGCGTGGTCATCCCGCACTTCGAGACCCTCTACAAGGAGGGTCAGTCGGGGCAGGCGCGTCTGACGCAGTACACGCGTTACCTGACCATCGCCCTCGCCCTGCTGCAGTCCACGACCCTCGTGACCGTCGCGCGCAGCGGCCAGCTCTTCGGCAACACCGGTGTCGCCTCGTGTGAGCAGCTGCTGACCAACGACGCGTGGTGGGCCCAGCTGCTCATGATCATCACCATGACCGCCGGTACCGGCCTCATCATGTGGTTCGCCGAGCTCGTCACCGAGCGCGGCATCGGCAACGGAATGTCGCTGCTCATCTTCACCTCGATCGCCGCCACCTTCCCGGCAGCGATGTGGTCGATCTGGCAGGCACGCGGTTTCGAGGTCTTCCTGCTCGTGCTGGCTGTCGGTGTCGTGATCGTGGCACTCGTGGTCTTCGTCGAGCAGTCCCAGCGGCGGATTCCGGTGCAGTACGCGAAGCGCATGGTCGGACGCCGCACCTACGGCGGGACGAACACCTACATCCCGATCAAGGTGAACATGGCCGGTGTCGTGCCGGTGATCTTCGCCTCGTCGCTCCTGTACATCCCCGCGCTGATCTCGCAGTTCAACCAGACCCCGGACGCCGACGGCGCACTCCCGGGCTGGGTCGTCTGGATCCAGAACTACCTCACGCGCGGCGACCACCCGCTGTACTGGCTCCTGTACTTCCTGCTGATCGTCGGGTTCACCTACTTCTACGTGGCGATCACGTTCAACCCCGTCGACGTCGCGGACAACATGAAGAAGTACGGCGGGTTCATCCCCGGCATCCGTGCCGGCCGTCCCACGGCCGAGTACCTCGACTACGTGCTCACCCGCATCACGCTGCCGGGATCGATCTACCTGGGTCTGGTCGCACTCATCCCGCTGATCGCACTTGCGACGGTGGGGGCGAACCAGAACTTCCCGTTCGGCGGCACCTCGATCCTCATCATGGTGGGTGTCGGACTCGAGACCGTGAAGCAGATCGACGCCCAGCTGCAGCAGCGTCACTACGAAGGGCTCCTGCGATGACCGCGCGCCTGCTGATCGTGGGGCCTCAGGGCTCCGGCAAGGGCACACAGGGTGTGCGGATCGCCGATGCGTTCGGCGTACCGGCGGTGTCGACGGGCGACGTGTTCCGCGCGAACATCTCCGAGGGAACCGCTCTCGGCCAGCAGGTGCAGGCGATCATCGCGGCGGGCAACCTGGTTCCCGACGAGCTCACGAGCGCCGTCGTGCGCGACCGGCTCGCGCAGGACGACGCAGCTCCCGGCTTCCTCCTCGACGGCTACCCCCGCAACCTCGGTCAGGTGGGAGACCTCGATGCGTTCCTGGAGGAGCGCAGCGAGAGCCTCGACGCCGTGATCGAGCTCGACGTGCCCCGCGATGAGAGCATCGCCCGCCTGACCAGGCGCGCCGCGGAGCAGGGGCGCACGGACGACACCGCGGAGGTCATCGCGCACCGGCTGAGCATCTACGAGAACGAGACGGCCCCGATCCTCGACGTGTACCGCGAGCGCGGTCTGGTCGTCGCGATCGACGGCATCGGCTCTCTCGATGTGATCACCGAGCGCATCCTCACGGCTCTCATCGCCCGCGGGCTGACGCCGGCATCCTGAGCCGTGCTGCGACGCTCCATCTACAAGACCCCGGCGCAGTTGCGCCAGATGATCGAGCCGGGGCTGATCACGGCGGCCGCTCTTCAGGCGGTGCGTGAGATGATCGCCCCCGGTGTGACGACGGCCGAGCTGGATGCCGCGGCCGCCGCCGTGATCACCGGCCGCGGTGCGGAGTCGAACTTCCAGCTCGTCCGCGGCTACCGTCACACGACGTGCGTGTCGGTCAACGAACAGGTCGTCCACGGGATCCCCGGCGACCGGGTGCTCGAAGCCGGCGACATCGTCTCGATCGACGCGGGGGCGCAGTTCCGCGGATGGAACGGCGACTCGGCCATCACGATCGTGCTGGGCGACCCCGACCGTCCTGAGCTCGTCGCGGCGCGGCAGGAGCTGTCGCGGGTGACGGAGGGCTCCATGTGGGCCGGGATCGCGGCGATGGCGACCGGACGCCACATCGGTGAGATCGGCGCGGCCGTCGAGGATCACATCACCGCGGCGGGGGAGTACGGCATCCTGCGCGACTATGTCGGGCACGGAATCGGCCGCAAGATGCACGAGGCGCCCTCGGTGTTCAACTACCGCGTGCCGGATCCGGGCCCTCGCATCCAGCCCGGGCTCGTGCTCGCCATCGAGCCGATGGTGGTCGCCGGGTCCGAGGCGACGTTCGTCGAAGACGATGAGTGGACGGTCTCCACCGTCGACGGTTCAGCCGGCTCCCACTGGGAACATAGCGTCGCCGTCCATGATGGAGGCATCTGGGTTCTCACGGCCCCCGACGGCGGAGCCGCGGGGCTTGCTCCGTATGGTGTGAAGCCGGTCGAAATCGAGTAGGAAAGAGCGTCATGGCAGCGGCAAAGGGCAAGACAAACTGGTTCGCGATCTGGATCAGCGTCGTCGCTGTCGTCGCCGTCGTGGTCGTCGGCGGTCTCGTGGTCGTCTTCAACAACGTGGCGTCGGACCCGGGCAAGGCCCCCGAGGCCTCCAACATCGACTCCTCCACCGGGGCGATCTCCTTCGGCACGGGTGAGCACACCGTCGACACGTACATCGACTTCATGTGCCCCTACTGCAACCAGTTCGAGCAGACGGAGGGCGAGACCATCCAGGGACTCGTGTCGTCGGGCGACATCACGCTGAACGTGTACCCCGTCGCGATCCTGGACCGCCTCTCGCAGGGCACCGAGTACTCCAGCCGTGCCGCGAGCGCCATGTACGCGGTCGCCGCCGCGGACCCCGACAACGCCTACGCCTTCCTGCAGGCGCTCTACGCGAACCAGCCCGCCGAGAACTCGACCGGTCTGACCGACGAGCAGCTGGTGGAGCTGGCCCGCGGGGCCGGCGTGAACGTCACCTCCGACCTCGAGAACGCGATCACCTCGAACGAGTACATCAAGTTCGCGAAGTCCCGGTCGTTGCCCGACGGCGCGACCGGAACGCCGACACTGCGCGTGAACGGCGACCTCGTGCAGATCACCTACAACCCGCAGACGGACATCGTCAGCAGGATCTCCTGAGCGGGGTGGAGCGATCGCGCCACTGCCCGAGTGGCGCGATGCGGCTCTATCACCTATAGTTGATCTTTGGTGCTTTGCGCCTTCGTTGGCGTGTCGCCGTCGAGGCGTTTCCGGCACCGAATCCCATCCACCGCAGATCGACCGGTCTGCACGAGGGTAGCGAGGCTATGGCTAAAAAAGACGGTGTCATCGAGATCGAAGGCGTGATCTCCGAGGCTCTGCCCAACGCGATGTTCCGCGTCGAGCTGAGCAACGGGCACAAGGTGCTCGCCACGATCTCCGGCAAGATGCGGCAGAACTACATCCGCATCATCCCCGAGGACCGCGTCGTCGTGGAGCTCTCGCCCTACGACCTCACGCGCGGCCGCATCGTCTATCGCTACCGCTGATCCGGTCGAGAAGTAACGGCTCCGCCTCGGAGCACGAAGACAGCGAACAGGAAGCATCATGAAGGTCAACCCCAGCGTCAAGCCGATCTGCGATCACTGCAAGGTGATCCGTCGTCACGGACGCGTCATGGTCATCTGCAAGTCCAACCCGCGCCACAAGCAGCGCCAGGGTTGACGTGAGGCGTGTCAATGCCGCGCAGCGGCATTGACACGCGAACGTCAAGGTTGAGCGAGGCCGCGCAGCGGCCGAGTCGATACTTCGGCACCAAGACACAACTGAACAACGAACAACAGGCAGGATCAGAACCCGCGAGGGGGACACCTCGGGCGGAGGCCCGGGCACCGATCCTGCTCCACACCTCCACTCACTCCTAGGAGAGCCGCATGGCACGTCTTGCCGGCGTCGACATCCCGCGCGACAAGCGCGTGGTGATCGCACTCACGTACATCTACGGCATCGGCCGTACCCGCTCCGTCGAGATCCTGAAGGCGACTTCGATCGACGAGAGCATCCGCGTCAAGGACCTGACCGACGACCAGCTCGTCGCGCTCCGTGACTACATCGAAGGCACCTACAAGGTCGAAGGTGATCTTCGTCGCGAGGTCGCCGCCGACATCCGCCGTAAGGTCGAGATCGGCTCTTACGAGGGCCTGCGCCACCGCCGCGGCCTGCCTGTGCGCGGTCAGCGCACGAAGACCAACGCCCGCACGCGCAAGGGTCCCAAGCGCACCGTCGCCGGCAAGAAGAAGGCGCGCTAAGGCGCGGCCCCCAGGGTTTAGGAGAACACGCACATGGCACAGGCCAAGTCCGCGGCGCGCAAGCCCCGCCGCAAGGAGAAGAAGAACATCGCCGTGGGTCACGCCCACATCAAGTCGACGTTCAACAACACGATCGTTTCGATCACCGACCCGTCCGGCGCTGTCATCAGCTGGGCGTCCTCGGGTGGAGTGGGCTTCAAGGGCTCGCGCAAGTCGACCCCGTACGCGGCCGGCATGGCCGCCGAGTCGGCCGCCCGCCAGGCCGCCGAGCACGGCGTCAAGAAGGTCGACGTCTTCGTGAAGGGTCCGGGTTCGGGTCGCGAGACCGCGATCCGCTCGCTGACCGCTGCCGGCCTCGAGGTGGGGTCGATCCAGGACGTCACGCCGCAGGCGCACAACGGCTGCCGCCCGCCCAAGCGTCGCCGCGTCTGACGTCTCACAGCTTCTGGATGCCGGGGCGCGCCGCCTGACGGTGCGCCCCGGCATCCGCGAGAAAAACTCAACACCTCATCCACGCAAGTGTCATATAGCGGGCACTTAGCCGAAAGGAACACATCGTGCTCATCGCACAGCGTCCCACTCTGACCGAGGAGAAGATCGGGGAGTTCCGCAGCCGCTTCGTCATCGAGCCGCTCGAGCCCGGCTTCGGTTACACCATCGGCAACGCGCTGCGTCGCAGCCTCCTCTCGTCCATCCCCGGTGCTGCTGTCACCAGCATCCGCATCGACGGCGTGCTGCACGAGTTCAGCACCATCCCCGGTGTGAAGGAGGATGTCACCGAGATCATCCTGAACATCAAGCAGCTGGTCGTCTCGAGCGAGCGCGACGAGCCCATCACCGCCTACCTGCGCAAGACGGGTGCGGGCGAAGTGACCGCCGCCGACATCTCGGCTCCGGCCGGTGTCGAGGTGCACAACCCCGAGCTGGTCATCGCGACCCTCAACGACACCGCTCGTTTCGAGCTCGAGCTGACGATCGAGCGCGGTCGCGGCTACGTGTCGGCCACGCAGAACCGCAACGAGTACGCCGAGGCTGGTCAGATCCCGATCGACTCGATCTACTCGCCGGTGCTCAAGGTCAGCTACCGCGTCGAGGCCACCCGTGCCGGTGAGCGCACCGACTTCGACAAGCTCGTGCTGGATGTGGAGACCAAGCCCTCGATCGCCCCGCGCGACGCCGTCGCGTCGGCCGGTCGCACCCTGACCGAGCTGTTCGGCCTCGCGCGCGAGCTGAACGTCGAGGCCGAGGGCATCGAGATCGGTCCCGCGCCGGTCGAGACCGTCCTCTCCAACGAGCTGTCGATGCCCATCGAGGACCTCGATCTCTCGGTGCGCTCGTACAACTGCCTGAAGCGCGAGGGCATCAACACGGTGTCCGAGCTGGTCGCCCTCTCGGAGACCCAGCTCATGAACATCCGCAACTTCGGTCAGAAGTCGGTCGACGAGGTGCGCGACAAGCTCGTCTCGCTCGGTCTGTCGCTGAAGGACTCGGTGCCCGGTTTCGACGGCGCCCACTTCTACGGCGGATACGAAGAAGACAACGCCTGATCCGGCTCACCCGCGAAATCCTGGAGTAACTGAGAATGCCCAAGCCCACGAAGGGACCCCGCCTCGGAGGCGGCCCCGCACACGAGCGTCTTCTGCTGGCGAACCTTGCCGCGGCACTGTTCACGCACAAGTCGATCACGACGACCGAGACCAAGGCCAAGCGCCTGCGTCCGCTCGCCGAGCGTCTCATCACGTTCGGCAAGCGCGGAGACCTGCACGCGCGCCGTCGCGTGCTCTCGGTCATCGGTGACAAGGAAGTCGTGCACGTCCTGTTCACCGAGATCGCGCCCCTGGTCGCCGAGCGTGAGGGTGGCTACACCCGCATCACGAAGATCGGCAACCGCAAGGGCGACAACGCTCCCATGGCCGTGATCGAGCTCGTGCTCGAGCCCGTCACCAAGAAGAAGGCCGCGCCCGCCAAGAAGGCCGCCAAGGCCGAGAAGGCTCCTGTCGAGCAGGCTCCGGCCGAGGAGACGGTTGTCGAGGAGGCCCCGGCCGAGGAGACTGTCGTCGAGGAGGCCCCCGAGGCGTCCGAGGCAGCCGCTGACGAGGCTCCGGCCGAGTCGGAGGAGAAGAAGTCCGAGTAATCGGACCCGCCGGGATCCGTCCCGGCCCCTTTGCACCGCGAACCCCGCGTGATCTTCGGATCCCGCGGGGTTCGCGCCGTCTGTGGGGGCGTCTCCGACGGCTGACGGGCCGACGGTGCCCTCAGCCCGCCTCGGACGACCCGGGGGCTTGGAACAGCTGCGACTGACGTAGCTCCTGCTCGAAGGCGCGCTGCTCGGAGAACGCGGAGAAGCGCGCCTTGGCTCGCTGCGCGTCGGCGAGAGCGGCCACGACGGTGTCGGCATAGATCCTCCCGCCCGCATCTCCGGGGTGCACCTCGTCGCCGGCGAGCAGGTCGAGGTGCGGCGCGATCGCCGACTGCCAGTCCGCGACCTGTACCCCGCGATGCGTCCGAGCGAACGCGGCGATATCGGCGTTGACGCCGGGAATCCAGGATCGAGGCGCGGACGCGGTGACGAGTACGAGCTGACG
Protein-coding sequences here:
- the rpsM gene encoding 30S ribosomal protein S13, with translation MARLAGVDIPRDKRVVIALTYIYGIGRTRSVEILKATSIDESIRVKDLTDDQLVALRDYIEGTYKVEGDLRREVAADIRRKVEIGSYEGLRHRRGLPVRGQRTKTNARTRKGPKRTVAGKKKAR
- the rpsK gene encoding 30S ribosomal protein S11, which translates into the protein MAQAKSAARKPRRKEKKNIAVGHAHIKSTFNNTIVSITDPSGAVISWASSGGVGFKGSRKSTPYAAGMAAESAARQAAEHGVKKVDVFVKGPGSGRETAIRSLTAAGLEVGSIQDVTPQAHNGCRPPKRRRV
- a CDS encoding DNA-directed RNA polymerase subunit alpha, which encodes MLIAQRPTLTEEKIGEFRSRFVIEPLEPGFGYTIGNALRRSLLSSIPGAAVTSIRIDGVLHEFSTIPGVKEDVTEIILNIKQLVVSSERDEPITAYLRKTGAGEVTAADISAPAGVEVHNPELVIATLNDTARFELELTIERGRGYVSATQNRNEYAEAGQIPIDSIYSPVLKVSYRVEATRAGERTDFDKLVLDVETKPSIAPRDAVASAGRTLTELFGLARELNVEAEGIEIGPAPVETVLSNELSMPIEDLDLSVRSYNCLKREGINTVSELVALSETQLMNIRNFGQKSVDEVRDKLVSLGLSLKDSVPGFDGAHFYGGYEEDNA
- the rplQ gene encoding 50S ribosomal protein L17, producing MPKPTKGPRLGGGPAHERLLLANLAAALFTHKSITTTETKAKRLRPLAERLITFGKRGDLHARRRVLSVIGDKEVVHVLFTEIAPLVAEREGGYTRITKIGNRKGDNAPMAVIELVLEPVTKKKAAPAKKAAKAEKAPVEQAPAEETVVEEAPAEETVVEEAPEASEAAADEAPAESEEKKSE